CCCGATCGCAACCGCTTTTGCATCGTTCGACGAGACCCCGGTGGCCGCGGCGTCGCTTGCGCAGGTGCACCGGGCGGTGCTGAAGGACGGGACCGTCGTGGCCGTCAAGGTGCAGCGTCCGGGAATCAGGCGGGTGATCGAGGACGACATCGATATCCTGGAGTATTTCGCCAGACAGATCGAGCGGCGCCGCCCCGACCTTGCGGTCTATAACCCCGCCGGCCTTGTACAGGAGTTCGCCGCCCAGATCAGGAGAGAACTCGACTTCGTGCAGGAGGGCAAGAACGCCGGCGCCCTTGCCCGAAACCTCAGGGGGTCGCCGGGCGTCGTCATCCCGCGTATCTACCCTGACTATTCAGGGCCGCTGGTCCTGACAATGGACTACATCGACGGCGTGCGGGTGGACGACGCCGACGGGATCCGGGCGATCGGGGTCTCGCCTGAGGAGGTGACCGACACCCTGCTCTCGGCCTATCTCAAGCAGGTCTTCGAGGACGGGTTCTTCCATGCCGATCCCCATCCCGGAAACCTCCTGGTGACAGAAACCGGGGCGCTCGCCTTTGTCGACTTCGGGACCGTCGGGATCCTCCGCCCTGAACGGCGCGACGCCTTTCTCCGCCTGGTCGCCGGGATCGTGGACGAGGACAGCGATGCGATCGTCGACGCCTACCGGGACCTGGGGATCGTCATCCCGGATCGGGCGGTCGACCTCTTCAAGGACGAGATCTATGCCACCCTCATGGGACCGGGGTCGTACGGGATCGGGGAGGTGGATATTGCCGGGGTGATGGAGGAGATCCCGGCAACCCTGAGACGCTATCACCTCAAGGTGCCGCTCCCGATGATGCAGGTGATCAAGGTCCTCCTCTTTCTGATGGCGATCTGCCGGGACCTCGACGAGTCGTTCAATTTTACGGCCCGGGCCGGCCCGGGCATCAGGGCAATCCGCAGGCGGCAGGTCTTCTCCATGGATGGCGCAGACGCCCTCGCAAAGGCGATCGGGCAGCAGGTCAGGGACACCACCGAAATCCCGGGCGCGGTCAACGCCGCCCTCAGGAAACTCTCCGCCGGTCAGATCTCTCTCGCGGTCGGGAGTCCTGAGCTGGACGCCCTGGGCGCTTCGATCAGGTATGCCGCAAACGTCACCCTGATCGGGATGGTCGCGGCCGCCTTCGTCCTGGGGTCGGCGCTGGTGATCTTCTCCTCCGAACCCCCGGCAGGTCCGGGGCTCTGCTCGATGATCTCCTCGATGACGCTCTCGGGTTTCCTGGTGGCGGTCCTCATCGCCGTCGCCGCCGCCTATGCCGCCCTGAAGCGGCGCTGAGAGAGAATGGTATTTATACTGGGATTTGCATGCTCTGTTCGGAGGGGGACGATGAAGGCAGCAATTGTAGGTGCAGGTTTCGGCGGACTTTCAGCCGCGGCACTGCTGGCAAAAGAGGGTTTTGACGTCGAGGTGATCGAGAAGAACGAGCAGCCCGGCGGGAGGGCGAGCGTTTACAGCGAGAAGGGGTTCACCTTTGATATGGGGCCGTCGTGGTACCTGATGCCCGACGTCTACGAGACGTTCTTTGCGGCGTTCGGAAAGAAGCCAGAGGATTTTTATACGCTGAAACGCCTGGACCCCGCGTACCGCATCTTCTTCGGCGACGGCGACCCGGTCGATATCAGGGCAGATCTCGAGGAGGACTATGCCCTCTTCGACTCCTTCGAGGAGGATGGAGGGGAGAAGCTGCGGGCGTACCTCGCCTCGGCAAAAGAGATGTACGACCTTTCCATCAACGAACTGCTCTACCGGGACTACCGCTCGATCTTCGACTTTCTTAACGGGCGGTTGATCATGCAGGGGAGCAGGCTGCATATCTTCGAGAACCTGGGCACCTTTGTCAGGCGTCATTTCGAGAGCGACCGTGCGCAGAAGATCGTCCAGTACTCGATCGGTTTTCTCGGCGGGGCCCCGCAGAACACCCCATCCTTCTACCACATCATGTCCCACATCGATATGACGATGGGGGTCTGGTACCCGGACGGCGGGATCAGGGCGGTGGCCGGAGGTATCGCCGAACTCGCCCGATCCTACGGCGCGGAGATCTCTCTGGACGAACCGGTGCGGCGGATCGAAGTGGAGGGAAAGAGGGCGACCGGGGTTGTTACGGAGAAGGGGCGGCATGACGCCGATCTCGTCCTGGTGAATGCCGATTATGCCCATGCAGAACTGGACCTGCTGGATGCGGCGCACCGGACGTACCCGGAGAAATACTGGCGGTCCCGTGTGCTCGCCCCTTCGGCCTTCGTGATCTATCTCGGGCTTGACCGGGAGGTGCCGGCCCTTGCCCACCACACGCTCTTCCTTGACCGGGACTGGGAGGCAGGGTTCGAGCGGATCTTCGATCCGAACCGGGCGGCGTGGCCGGAGAACCCATCGTACTACGTCAACGTCCCGTCCCGGACCGACCCGACTGCCGCACCGCCGGGCTCTGAGACTCTCTTCATCCTGGTGCCCCTTGCGCCCGGCCTTGAGGACACGCCCGCACTCAGGGAACGTCTGTACACCCGTATCCTCGACGACCTGGAGGCGAAGATCGGGGAGGAACTCAGGGACGCCGTGGTGGTGAAGCGGATCTTTGCCCTGAACGATTTTGCCGAGCGCTACAACGCCTACCGCGGGACGGCGCTCGGCCTCTCGCACACGCTCCTCCAGACGGCGCTCTGGCGGCCGGCGCACCTGAGCCGGAAGGTCGGGAACCTCTACTACACCGGGCAGTACACCCACCCGGGGATCGGGGTGCCGATGACCCTGATCTCCTCGACGATCGTGGCCAGGGAGATCGCAGAACGTCACCCCCGCGGGTGAGGAGGCAGAGGAGGATGGTATCGCCTGTTCATTTCAGGATCTTCAGGCGGGGGAGCACGACGTACTTCTACAGCACGCTCTTTTTTCCCCGGAGGGTGAGAGAGGACGTCTTTGTCCTGTACTCGTTCGTCAGGACGGCCGACAACTTTGTCGATGCCGTCCCCCAGGAGGCTGCGGCGTTCTACGCCTTCAGGGACGGCTACCGCCGGGCGCTTGAGGGGGAGGCGACGGGCGATCCGGTCATCGATCCCTTCGCCGCTCTGGTCGGGAGCAGAGAGATCGATCCGGCGTGGGTGGAGGCTTTTCTCGCCTCCATGGAGAGCGATCTCTGGAAAGGGCGGTACGAGACGATCGAGGAACTCGAAGGGTATCTGTACGGATCATCTGAGGTGGTCGGGATGATGATGGCGCGGGTGATGGACCTCCCTGACGCCGCCCTGCCGGCGGCCCGCGCCCTGGGGAAGGCGATGCAGTATATCAACTTCATCAGGGATATCCCGGAAGACCTCTCCCTCGGGCGGACCTATCTGCCGGCGGCGGAGATGGCGGCGTTCGGGCTCGGTTCGCTCGAGGAGCGGGAGACGGCGGCCGCACCCCGCGCCTTTGAGGCGTTTATCGCCGCCCAGATCGACCGGTATCTCGCCTGGCAGGAGGAGGGGGAGGCGGGGTTTGAGTATATCCCGCGCCGGTCCCTCATACCGGTGAAGACGGCCTCTGATCTCTACCGCTGGACGGCCCTGCAGATCCTGGCCGACCCGACGGTCGTCTACCGGCGGAAGGTAAAACCGTCGCCGCCGCGAGCGGTCCTCAGGGCGGTCGCCAACGCCGTTGCACCGGGCGATCTGCGATGAACCCGCTCCTCACCCTTGCGCTCTCGGTCTCGCGGTTCAGGTTCTGGATCTATACGGGCGGGACCTATGTGGTCGGCTATGCCCTGGGGATGGGGTCGTGGGAGGCGTTTCTGCTCCCTTCGTATGCAGTATATCTGTTTTATTTCTTTTTTCCGGCGAATGTATTCATATACGGCGTCAACGATCTCTGGGACCGTGAGACAGACCTGAAAAATCCGAAGAAGGGTGAGAGGGAGCACCTGCTCGAGGAGCGGGAGTGGCGGTCGCTGGTGGTCCTGCTCCTCGGGGTCTCGGCCCTCAGCGCCGCCCTCCTGGTCTCCCAGACGATGGCGGAGCGGGCGGTCTTCTGCGCCTTTCTCTTTCTCTCGTATTTTTACAGCGCCCCGCCCCTCAGGTTCAAGGAGGTGCCGGTCCTCGATTTCTCCTCGAACATGCTCTACATCATGCCGGGGGTCTTCGGGTATCTCCTGGCGTCGGGATCGTTCCCGCCTCTCCTCCTGATCGCGGCCGGGTATTTTCATATTGCGGCGATGCACCTCTTCTCGGCGATCCCTGACATCGGGTGCGATCGCGAGGCCGGGATCACGACGACGGCGGTCGTGCTCGGGGAGCGGCGGTCCCTGGCCCTCTGCCTGGTGTTCTGGTCGGCGTGTGCGGCGCTGGTCCTCTTCCTTGCCGGGCTCCACCCGCTGGCCCTGCCGGTGCTGCTCTTTCCCGCCGTCCCGCTCGCCCTCCTGCTGGTCCGCACCGTAAACACCGCCGCGGCGTACTGGTATCTCCCGTACCTCAATACCGGGCTCGGGGGACTGGCCTTTGCGGCGATCACCATCACGAAGGGGATCTGAAGGGGGAGGGAGTGGAATGAGGTGGGGGTGGCGGGTGCCGGCAGGGGTCGGGGCGGTGGCCGCTGGATCTGTCGGGTTTGCCCTCGTCGATTTCGGGGATGCGCCCCAGGTTGCCGCACCGCTGTTTCTGGTGCTGATGGCCCTGCCCGCCTATGCCGCGCTGGTCAGGTGGATCGGGGCCCGGAGGGGGGTCCTGGTCCTGCTCGTCCTCTCCGTCCTCCCCCTCCTTGTCGAGGCGCTGGCAGTCCTGACCGGGGTGCCCTACGGGGGGTTCTCGTACTCGGAAGCCCTCGGCCCGAAGGCCCTGGGGCTTGTCCCGTGGACGGTCGCCCTCGCCTACCCGCCGGTCTTTCTCGGGTGCGCCGCGGCTGCGTCCGCCCTCTTCGGCACCTCTGCCGGGAGGTTTATCCTGGCCACATCCCTCTGTGCCGTCCTCGCCGATCTGGTCCTGGACCCGGCGGCGGTGCGGGCGGGGTTCTGGATCTGGGACTCGTCCGGGGTGTACTACGGGATTCCGGCGGTGAACTTTGCAGGATGGGCGCTCACCGGCCTCGTTTATGCGGCGGTCCTCAGATGGTGCGTGCACGACCGTTTCGAAGAGGGTGAGGGCGTGCCCGGCACCGTCGCCGTGAGTGCGGTGGTGATCTTCGGCTTCTGGGCCGGGTATCTCCTGCGGGAGGGGCTTTTCGTCCCCGCGGCCCTCGGGATCGCTCTTGCCGCGCTCTTCCTCGCCCTGCCGGAGAGGGGCGGGGGTTTGGGCCAGAACAGATGATTACCTTTATAATTCTTCTCTACCTATATGATAGAGTACCTGCCGCCGTGGCTTAGCGGTATAGCGGCTGATTCGTAATCAGCAGGTCGAGGGTTCAAATCCCTCCGGCGGCTTGTCCAATTTTGTTCAGGTTTTTACAACAGCCCATTTATTACGTCTAATTTTCCCGGAAGGTGCACGCAGGTTTAAACCACCGGATCAGAACCACCCGTAGTTTTTATGCGCCTGTTCGGTCGATATCACCGCGAGGATCAGCACTTCTTTGGGCTCTTCGCTGTTTCATGTGGGTAATTCCGACATGGTCCCCTCCCTGCGGTCAGTCCCCGGCATGCCATGTTCAGGTCCGCTCCGCATCCGGGCGTACCGGTCCACGCCTTCCCCACGCTGCCTGCCGGGGGCGCTGCCCCCGGACCCCCGCATGCGATTGGACCGGGAAGGCACCCACGCGATCCCGAAGTGCGTGACCCTTCTCTTTCCCCGTCGCAGGTTGGCGGGGCAGCGGCCTCCCCGGCACCGGCACGCCGATCACCTGCTTTTCTTCCCAAAACAGTCCCCGCCTCTAAAAATAGCGGTCTTTCAGGTATGATTCCCCGGGTCGCCTGAGGGGAGCCAGATGGCGGTTTCATGGCTACCCACACAAAGGAGCGAAGAGCCCTTCTTTTTTCCGGTTCGGGGATACGACAAAATGCGGTGCAGGTGTGGTTGATCTGGAGCAGATAGGCGTCATCCTCCTCACTGCCCCCTCGAAAATGTCCGCACTTTACCCCGCTCTACTCCGATTCGCCATAGAAAATAAAATATATGAGAATTGCGATTAACTCCTCCCTGCCATCAGATACTCGCTCCCGACTGCCCTCTTCCCCTCGCTGTTCAGCCGTTTCCTTCCTGAACCCCTGCATTTAGAGGGTTTTTTGGATTTTCTCGAGAGCTATCGCTCGGCAGCTTGCGCTTTGAGGGTAAGAAGTTGCCTGAAGTTGAAATTCATGCAGGAGAAGATGTTCTTGACGTGCACTCTGGCAACCGTCGTGACCATGAGGTGGCCTGCATGGAACACCCGCTTGATCACGGCAAACGGTCGTTCCACCAGCGATCGTGTTCTGCTGATGGCCTTGTTCCGCCGGTTCTCCTTGATGGAGAGGGGATGGTTGCGAACGGCCCGGTGCATGGTCTTGTCCATAGATGCCTGCGGTTTCACCCCAAAATAGCCTTTATCGCGATAGACCGTCTCACCTTCCCGGGAGAGATCGATCCTGCTGTCATGGAGTGACGCCGTGGTGGTCTCAATCCGGCGGATCAGCTGACTGTCCTTGTCGAGCAGGATGTGAAGTTTGTACCCGAACTGTGACTTCGAGCCCTTCTTGGCCCAGGTGCCGTCGCGGCTGCGCCGCGTCTCTGCCTGATCTCCCCGGGGCGTGCCGGCAGGAGCATGCCCGGGATCGGCGGTGATGAACGTCGCGTCCTGCATGACACCGCGTTTGATGGCGAGCCCTTGTACTTCGAGTTGCCGCTGGAACTCATCCCAGATCGCGGTATCCTTCCCGGTTTGCGCCAAGCGTTCCCGGAACAGCCAGACCGTCGACCGATCCGGAATGGTTTCCGGATATCCCAGGAAGTGACGGAACGAGATCCGGTCGGTCGCCTGACGCTCCAGTTCGGGGTCAGACAGGCCATACCACTGCTGAAGCACCAGCAGCCGGATCATCAGAACGACGTCATAGTTCGGACGGCCGCCTCGCCCCTCGGCGTTGGTGTAGAGGTCAGCAAGGAGAGGGCGGAAGGCATCCCAGTCGATCAGACCGCTGACCTCACCCAGCCGATCACCCAGAGCTGCAAGGCTGGCATATTCGTGGTGGATCGCGAAATTGGTAAACGTGCTCATGGGAAAAAGGTCGATCCGGGACTATAAAGTACTTTGGGTGAGGTGGGGTTGTTCGAAATTCTCTGAAGGATGATATCATTATGAAGTTACTTCGCCTCATTCTGGATAGTGTAACGAATTTTCTGTAAAAATAATTTGGCCCTGAATCCAACCTAGATTTGGACAAAGGAGAAACAGGGCCATGGATCCCTTAGCGTTAATCGAAGATTATCTTTCCGATAATGAGAATGGCATGAAGACCCTCATCACCTGGTTCCTCAACCAGGTGATGCTGCTCGAAGCCCTCCACCAGGCGGGAGCCGAGCAGTATGAACGAACCGATGCGCGGAAGGCTCACCGAAACGGCTACAAGAAGCGCTCTCTAAAAACCCGATATGGAGAAACGATCCTCCAGAAACCACAATTCCGAGAGTTCCCCTTCGAAACACAGGTATTTGGACGCTATTCCCGGGTTGAGAAGGCTCTTGAGAATGCTATCTTTGAATCCTACCTTCAGGGAGTCTCAACCCGCCGGATCCAGGAGATTGTTGCTCATTTTGGCATCGAACGGCTTTGTTGAATCCCTCGACCACTACAAGAACCACGATCGCCTGAATCGCCTTGGTGAGGTTATGGAGTATCAGTTTGATC
Above is a window of Methanofollis tationis DNA encoding:
- a CDS encoding ABC1 kinase family protein, encoding MIRQMGRYRQITGILVKYGLGALITGIRLPLPGRRAAERPDGADPLYRRIRLALEELGPTFIKFGQILSTRREVLPGPLIEELSLLTDTVAPLPFETIRPTIEDLCGPIATAFASFDETPVAAASLAQVHRAVLKDGTVVAVKVQRPGIRRVIEDDIDILEYFARQIERRRPDLAVYNPAGLVQEFAAQIRRELDFVQEGKNAGALARNLRGSPGVVIPRIYPDYSGPLVLTMDYIDGVRVDDADGIRAIGVSPEEVTDTLLSAYLKQVFEDGFFHADPHPGNLLVTETGALAFVDFGTVGILRPERRDAFLRLVAGIVDEDSDAIVDAYRDLGIVIPDRAVDLFKDEIYATLMGPGSYGIGEVDIAGVMEEIPATLRRYHLKVPLPMMQVIKVLLFLMAICRDLDESFNFTARAGPGIRAIRRRQVFSMDGADALAKAIGQQVRDTTEIPGAVNAALRKLSAGQISLAVGSPELDALGASIRYAANVTLIGMVAAAFVLGSALVIFSSEPPAGPGLCSMISSMTLSGFLVAVLIAVAAAYAALKRR
- a CDS encoding phytoene desaturase family protein, with the protein product MKAAIVGAGFGGLSAAALLAKEGFDVEVIEKNEQPGGRASVYSEKGFTFDMGPSWYLMPDVYETFFAAFGKKPEDFYTLKRLDPAYRIFFGDGDPVDIRADLEEDYALFDSFEEDGGEKLRAYLASAKEMYDLSINELLYRDYRSIFDFLNGRLIMQGSRLHIFENLGTFVRRHFESDRAQKIVQYSIGFLGGAPQNTPSFYHIMSHIDMTMGVWYPDGGIRAVAGGIAELARSYGAEISLDEPVRRIEVEGKRATGVVTEKGRHDADLVLVNADYAHAELDLLDAAHRTYPEKYWRSRVLAPSAFVIYLGLDREVPALAHHTLFLDRDWEAGFERIFDPNRAAWPENPSYYVNVPSRTDPTAAPPGSETLFILVPLAPGLEDTPALRERLYTRILDDLEAKIGEELRDAVVVKRIFALNDFAERYNAYRGTALGLSHTLLQTALWRPAHLSRKVGNLYYTGQYTHPGIGVPMTLISSTIVAREIAERHPRG
- a CDS encoding phytoene/squalene synthase family protein, producing the protein MVSPVHFRIFRRGSTTYFYSTLFFPRRVREDVFVLYSFVRTADNFVDAVPQEAAAFYAFRDGYRRALEGEATGDPVIDPFAALVGSREIDPAWVEAFLASMESDLWKGRYETIEELEGYLYGSSEVVGMMMARVMDLPDAALPAARALGKAMQYINFIRDIPEDLSLGRTYLPAAEMAAFGLGSLEERETAAAPRAFEAFIAAQIDRYLAWQEEGEAGFEYIPRRSLIPVKTASDLYRWTALQILADPTVVYRRKVKPSPPRAVLRAVANAVAPGDLR
- a CDS encoding prenyltransferase; translation: MNPLLTLALSVSRFRFWIYTGGTYVVGYALGMGSWEAFLLPSYAVYLFYFFFPANVFIYGVNDLWDRETDLKNPKKGEREHLLEEREWRSLVVLLLGVSALSAALLVSQTMAERAVFCAFLFLSYFYSAPPLRFKEVPVLDFSSNMLYIMPGVFGYLLASGSFPPLLLIAAGYFHIAAMHLFSAIPDIGCDREAGITTTAVVLGERRSLALCLVFWSACAALVLFLAGLHPLALPVLLFPAVPLALLLVRTVNTAAAYWYLPYLNTGLGGLAFAAITITKGI
- a CDS encoding carotenoid biosynthesis protein translates to MRWGWRVPAGVGAVAAGSVGFALVDFGDAPQVAAPLFLVLMALPAYAALVRWIGARRGVLVLLVLSVLPLLVEALAVLTGVPYGGFSYSEALGPKALGLVPWTVALAYPPVFLGCAAAASALFGTSAGRFILATSLCAVLADLVLDPAAVRAGFWIWDSSGVYYGIPAVNFAGWALTGLVYAAVLRWCVHDRFEEGEGVPGTVAVSAVVIFGFWAGYLLREGLFVPAALGIALAALFLALPERGGGLGQNR
- a CDS encoding IS5 family transposase, with amino-acid sequence MSTFTNFAIHHEYASLAALGDRLGEVSGLIDWDAFRPLLADLYTNAEGRGGRPNYDVVLMIRLLVLQQWYGLSDPELERQATDRISFRHFLGYPETIPDRSTVWLFRERLAQTGKDTAIWDEFQRQLEVQGLAIKRGVMQDATFITADPGHAPAGTPRGDQAETRRSRDGTWAKKGSKSQFGYKLHILLDKDSQLIRRIETTTASLHDSRIDLSREGETVYRDKGYFGVKPQASMDKTMHRAVRNHPLSIKENRRNKAISRTRSLVERPFAVIKRVFHAGHLMVTTVARVHVKNIFSCMNFNFRQLLTLKAQAAER